A region of Ornithorhynchus anatinus isolate Pmale09 chromosome 5, mOrnAna1.pri.v4, whole genome shotgun sequence DNA encodes the following proteins:
- the CCDC97 gene encoding coiled-coil domain-containing protein 97 isoform X2: MLSAVAGSRVPVRSQQKDEPDLTEREKLSILRALYREKPLVFLERFRGSLRAEHLACFRHLRGDYRADFYCAEVAEAGRARATRTRLRNKRYAALRQLIQGGEYFSDEEMRARDPLLYEQYIGQYLSEEDQAPSLQQSPPAAGGTLSSVLLQAYHEQLLRTRLHRQQEEEDACLEEEEEDDDDDEVEAEGPGEEAGDGWEPDAEEKGMLREEFTSRMYQRFLDGKDPDFDYSEVDDNPELDNLDIVSRDAEERYFDEEEPEEALDTGPDEE; this comes from the exons ATGCTGTCGGCCGTGGCCGGGAGCCGGGTCCCGGTGCGGAGCCAGCAGAAGGACGAGCCGGACTTGACGGAGCGGGAGAAGCTCTCCATCCTGCGGGCGCTCTACCGGGAGAAGCCGCTGGTCTTCCTGGAGCGGTTCCGGGGCAGCCTGCGGGCCGAGCACCTGGCCTGCTTCCGCCACCTGCGAGGGGACTACCGCGCCGACTTCTACTGCGCGGAGGTGGCCgaggccggccgggcccgcgccACCCGCACCCGCCTCCGCAACAAGCGCTACGCCGCCCTACGCCAGCTCATCCAAG GCGGGGAGTATTTCAGCGACGAGGAGATGCGGGCCCGCGACCCCCTCCTGTACGAGCAGTACATCGGCCAGTACCTGAGCGAGGAGGACCAGGCCCCGAGCCTGCAGCAGTCGCCCCCGGCCGCCGGCGGCACCCTGTCCTCCGTGCTGCTGCAGGCCTACCACGAGCAGCTGCTCCGGACCCGGCTGCatcggcagcaggaggaggaggacgcctgcctggaggaggaggaggaggacgacgacgacgacgaggtggAAG CAGAGGggcccggtgaggaggcgggcgacgGCTGGGAGCCCGATgccgaggaaaaggggatgcTGAGGGAGGAGTTCACCAGCCGCATGTACCAGCGTTTCCTCGACGGCAAGGACCCAGACTTCGACTACAG TGAGGTGGACGACAACCCCGAGCTCGATAACCTGGACATCGTGTCTCGGGACGCGGAGGAGAGATACTTCGATGAGGAGGAGCCCGAGGAGGCCCTGGACACGGGGCCTGACGAGGAGTAG
- the CCDC97 gene encoding coiled-coil domain-containing protein 97 isoform X1, with the protein MLSAVAGSRVPVRSQQKDEPDLTEREKLSILRALYREKPLVFLERFRGSLRAEHLACFRHLRGDYRADFYCAEVAEAGRARATRTRLRNKRYAALRQLIQGGEYFSDEEMRARDPLLYEQYIGQYLSEEDQAPSLQQSPPAAGGTLSSVLLQAYHEQLLRTRLHRQQEEEDACLEEEEEDDDDDEVEEGPGEEAGDGWEPDAEEKGMLREEFTSRMYQRFLDGKDPDFDYSEVDDNPELDNLDIVSRDAEERYFDEEEPEEALDTGPDEE; encoded by the exons ATGCTGTCGGCCGTGGCCGGGAGCCGGGTCCCGGTGCGGAGCCAGCAGAAGGACGAGCCGGACTTGACGGAGCGGGAGAAGCTCTCCATCCTGCGGGCGCTCTACCGGGAGAAGCCGCTGGTCTTCCTGGAGCGGTTCCGGGGCAGCCTGCGGGCCGAGCACCTGGCCTGCTTCCGCCACCTGCGAGGGGACTACCGCGCCGACTTCTACTGCGCGGAGGTGGCCgaggccggccgggcccgcgccACCCGCACCCGCCTCCGCAACAAGCGCTACGCCGCCCTACGCCAGCTCATCCAAG GCGGGGAGTATTTCAGCGACGAGGAGATGCGGGCCCGCGACCCCCTCCTGTACGAGCAGTACATCGGCCAGTACCTGAGCGAGGAGGACCAGGCCCCGAGCCTGCAGCAGTCGCCCCCGGCCGCCGGCGGCACCCTGTCCTCCGTGCTGCTGCAGGCCTACCACGAGCAGCTGCTCCGGACCCGGCTGCatcggcagcaggaggaggaggacgcctgcctggaggaggaggaggaggacgacgacgacgacgaggtggAAG AGGggcccggtgaggaggcgggcgacgGCTGGGAGCCCGATgccgaggaaaaggggatgcTGAGGGAGGAGTTCACCAGCCGCATGTACCAGCGTTTCCTCGACGGCAAGGACCCAGACTTCGACTACAG TGAGGTGGACGACAACCCCGAGCTCGATAACCTGGACATCGTGTCTCGGGACGCGGAGGAGAGATACTTCGATGAGGAGGAGCCCGAGGAGGCCCTGGACACGGGGCCTGACGAGGAGTAG